TTGGCATAAAGAACCTTCCCATCCTTATCGGTAACGGTCACTTCAATAAAACTGTTTTCCAAAATCTCCAAAAAAAACTCACTGGAGAGCGTTTTCAAATAATCTAAATATTCCTGACTATGATTGAATTTATTTATTTGCATGGTACTCCTTGATCACATATTTGTGAATTAATTTTAGTATTTTAATGAATTATCTTACATTTGCTTAATGACAGTGAAATCAATCGTTTGCATTATCTATATCTGATGATAAATCAAAATTCGTTGATTAACAAGAGCAAAAAAAGATATTTTCCCAAAAATGGGAAATATTGGTCAGCTTTTTCAAATTTGAAAACCTTTAAATATATAGAAATGACTAAAATCCTTTAAAATAACGAAGATTCTGAATAAATTGAGTTTGGCATGATAATTGCGTTATCTAATATCACAAGTTGAAATGGCCTTTCACAAGTAGTAAAAAAAGGGGAGGAATGGTATTAAGCGTAATCGTTTATAAAAAAAGCAAATGTTAAAGAAAAGGTTTTCTTAAAAACACGTAATGAGGGGATTAGATTTTAGATGGATACATTTTATGCGAGTAGCTTATTTATTTATGAAGGAGTAAAACATGTTTAGATTTACAGCAGAACAATTTATTTATGACATCAATGGAACTAAAATTGGTGGGCAACCGGGAGAATATCCAACGGTATTGATTGGCAGTATTTTTTATCGGGGTCATAAAATAACCCAAGATTCAGAAAAGGGATTATTTGATGAGGTCGCTGCAAAAGAACTGCTAGACAAAGAAGCAGAATTATCGGAAGAAACCGGCAATCCAAGAATTGTCGATGTATTGGGAGACACTGAGATTGCACTTACTAAACATCTGGAATTTGTTTTAAAGCATACAACATCACCAGTTTTGCTCGATAGCCCCAGTCCCGAAGTAAGAATCGAAACATTGAAACATTTTGCCAATGATCAGGAAGCAATGAGTCGCATTATTTACAATTCATTAGAAGAAAGCTGCACCGAACATGAACTCGAAGTCATGAAAGATTGTGGTGTAAAAACGGCCGTTGTTTTGGCATTCAGTAAAAAACATTTACAGCCCGCCAAACGTGTCAAATTGCTGATTGGCGATGAAAAAAATGAAGGGTTGTTGACCAAGGCTAAACGAGCTGGGGTGGAACAATATCTGATAGATCCCGGTGTGTTGGATGTTGCCAGTAGCAGTTGGACAGCCATGGCAATCCGAGATATTAAAGAACAACATGGTTTCCCCGGTGGCTGTGCCTCATCGAACGCTCTTTATTTATGGAAAAAAATGCGATCAAAAGGAAGTCCTTATTTTGAAGCAGCAGGCGCTTCAGTATTTACTTTCCCATTAACCCATGGTGCTGATTTTATTTTATATGGACCGATGGCTAATGCCGCATGGGTATATCAGGCAGCAGCAACAACGGATGCGATGATGGCATATTGTAATAAAATAACCGGCACAAAACTAGGCACGTTAGATACCCCGCTGATGAAAATTTTCTAAAACTTTGAACCAAATCTAAAATAAGAGGAGGAGTAACTAAAATGCAAGAAAAAACGACAAAGAATCGAACAGTGTTGTATGTTTCAGCAGCAATTGCTATTGTTTTCGTATTAGCTAGTATGCTTTTTACTGAAGGTACAACAGCCGTATTTAATCTGTTAAATTCATTTATTACAACGTCTTTTGGATGGTTGTATTTATTGGCAGTCGGAATCTTTATTGTGTTTGCCATCGGTGTTGCCATCAGTCCATTTGGGAAAATTATATTAGGTAAGGATGATGATAAACCTGAATTTACTAACTTCCAATGGTTTTCAATGTTATTTGGCGGTGGGATGGGAATTGGTTTGGTGTTCTGGTCGGTATCGGAACCGATTATGCATTATCTAAGTCCGCCCATTGGAGAAGCGGGAACTCAGGCAGCAATGGAAACGGCCATGCGAATCACCTTCTTCCACTGGGGCTTACATCCATGGGTTGTCTTTGCAATTGGCGGTTTGGGACTGGCGTACTTTCAGTTTAGAAAAGACTTACCATTCCTGATCAGTTCGGCTTTCTATCCATTAATTGGCGAAAAAATACATGGACCAATTGGTAAAACGATTGATATTCTGGCAGTTTTTGCAACAATTTTTGGAGTAGCAACAAGCTTGGGCTTTGGAGCAACTCAAATTGCCACTGGTTTGGAATATATATGGGGAATTCAATCCTCACCAATGATGATTTCGATCATCATTGCGGTGATGACAGCCATCTTTACTTTAGCAACAATATCAGGACTACATAAGGCGATGCAACTCGCAGCTAATTTAAAAATCTGGCTTTCGATTGGATTCATGGTTTTTATCTTTATTTTTGGCGGTAGCGTATTTATCTTAAATAATTTTACGAATTCATTAGGTGCTTATCTGCAGAATATTGTTGGTCAAACCTTCTGGATGGGGAACGTTGAATGGTTAAACGGCTGGACTGTCTTCTATTGGGCATGGTGGATTGCCTGGGCTCCATTTGTTGGACAGTTCGTTGCACGGGTATCGAAAGGCAGAAGTATTCGCGAATTTATTTTAGCCGTATCCTTACTTCCTTCCGGGTTTTCTCTGATTTGGATTGCAATTTACGGCGGTGCAGCCTTTAATTTAAATGCAATCTCCGGTGGCGCAATCGAAGCGGCAGTTGGTGCTGATTATACCACCGCACTATACGCTCTTTTACAACAATTGCCACTCTATGGTATTACGTCAATCCTAGCGATTTTCCTGATTTTAATCTGCTTTGTTGGAGCAGCGAACTCAGCAACCTATGTTTTAGCGATGCTGACATCAGACGGAGATATGGATCCGGACAAAAAAATAAGAGGCGGCTGGGGTATTGCCCAGGGTCTAATCACCATTATGTTAATCCTTGTGGGTGGAACTTCAGCTTTAACAGTTATAAAAACAGCTTCAATTGTGGCAGCCTTCCCCTATATGTTGGTTATGATTGTGATGTGTTTTAGTATTCTTAAAGCTTTGAAAACAGATTACGCCGAAACCCAGCTATTGAAAAATAAAATCGGTATTGATATTGACAACGGACAAACGCCAGTTGTGGATGTTCAAGAATAAAAAAGTACAAAATTTAGAAAAAGAGGTATTTTAAATGTTACCAAAATTTGATGTTTTAACGGACGAACAAATTAATAAGATTCACAAAAACAGCTTAAAAATTCTCCAGGAAATTGGAGTTGAGTTTTCTTATGACCCGGCTATTGAAGTTTTGAAAAAACATGGTCAACGAGTTGAAGGTCATCGAGTCTTTTTTGATCCGGATTTTGTCGAAGAAATGGTGGAAAAAGCACCGGCCGAATTTACTTTACATGCTCGGAATCCAGAACACAATCTGGTTTGTGGCGGAGAAAGTATCATCTATATGCCGGGTTACGGAGCTCCTTTTGTCTATGATGCCGATGGTGGAAAACGCGATGCGACGATGGCAGATTACGATAATTTTGTAAAATTAGCCGGGGCCAGCAAAAACATGCACATGACCGGTGGCACGGTTGTTGAACCAACCGATGTTGAGGATGAAATCAGACATTTAAAAATGGCTTATAGTCATATTATCAATTCAGACAAATGTTTTATGGGCAGTTCATCAGGTTATGAACATGCTAGAGATTCGATTGAATTAACAGCATTGCTTCATGGTGGTTTAGACGTAATTAAAGAAAAACCGGCTTTGATTTGTTTGATCAATTCGGTAACTCCGTTAAAATACGATGATCGGATGCTTGGCGGGCTGATGGCTTACGCTGAGACAGGGCAAGCCATGGTTATTGCTTCACTAGTTATGGCCGGTTCAACTGGTCCAGCCACGATGGCAGGAGCCTTATCGTTACAAAATGCTGAAGTATTGGCAGGAATTACCCTGGCTCAATGCGTTAATCCCGGAACCCCAGTGGTTTATGGATCAACTTCGGCAATTACCGATATGTCAACCGGTTCACTATCAATCGGAAATCCTGAAAACGCTTTATTCACTTCTGCAAGTGCTCAGTTTTCACGATTCTACGGAGTGCCTTGTCGTGGTGGTGGCGGATTAACCGATGCCAAAACCGTTGATGCGCAGGCTGGTTACGAATCCATGATGGTGCTTTTTGCAACCAGTACAACAGGAGTAAATTTTGTCCTTCATACCGCCGGGATTCTTCAATATTATATGGCCATGTCTTATGAAAAGTTTATGGTTGATGATGAAATTGCCGGGATGATATTACGTTATCTGGATGGTTTTGATTGCGACAGCGATGAAAAAATGGCTTATGATGTGATTGAAAAAGTAGGTCCTGGTGGACATTTCCTGACCCAGAAACATACCCGGAAAAATTTTAAAACCGAATTTTTCAAACCGCAACTCAGTGATCGTCAATCCTTTGATGGATGGTCGAAAGATTCATTGGATACCAATCAACGGGCAAAATTAAAATGGCAAGAAGTGCTGGCTAATTATACCCCACCGGAATTGGATCCAGCAGTAAAAGAAAAAATTGAAGCATTTATCGCAAACCGATCAAAAGAATTACTTAAATAATAAATACAATATAAAAAGGAGAAAAAAATGAACCCAATATTTGAAGAAATTAAAGATGCAATTGTCGATGGTGATGAGGATTTAGCAATCGAACTGGCAGAAAAAGTAGTTGCCGAAAAAATTGATCCGGTTCAGGCAGTACAGCAGGGATTTATTAAAGGGATTGAAGAAGTTGGGGCCGCATGGACCAGTGGTGAAGCTTTTCTGCCCGATGTAATGATGGCTGCAGATGCTATGAAAGCGGGAATGGATGTACTGGAAGAAGTGCTGGCGGCCGGCGAAGGCGAAGGGGCCTATGAAGATAAGGGCAAAATCGTCCTTGGTACCGTTGAAGGTGATATTCACGATATCGGAAAAAACATTGTCGGAGCACTGTTGACTTCAGCCGGCTTTAAGGTTTATGATATTGGTATCGACCAAAAAGCCGAAGATTTTGTTGCCAAAGCTGATGAAGTTGGAGCAAAGATCATTGCAGCAAGCTCATTATTGACAACCACAATGCAATCACAAAAAGTTTTGGTTGAATATTTAGATGCAAATAAACTTCATGACAAATTTAAGGTGATTATTGGTGGCGGACCGACAAGTAAAAAGTGGGGAGAAGATATCGGTGCTGACGGTTGGGCTGAAACTGCCGATGAAGCAGTGTTATTATGCCAGCAATTGTTTAATAACTAAAAAAAAATTATGATACAATTATAAATGAAGCTTTGAACCAAAAGCGCCAAAATCTGATGATTTTGGCGCTTTATACAAAGGATGTGAAGATAATGGTATTTTACGTTTCAATTATACTTATTCTATTGTTCCTCGGTTTTGGTTTTTTATTACCCGGGGAATTATTAACGGAAACCAATTCATTGTTTGGATTCATCACCAATGATTTAGGTTGGTTTTACCTGTTAACTGTTTTGGGAATTTTAATATTTACACTGTATCTGGCGTTTAGCAAATACGGAAATATTCGGTTGGGAAGTGATGATGATCGCCCCGAATATTCTAATTTCTCCTGGTTTGCGATGTTATTCAGCGCCGGAATGGGGATCGGCCTTGTTTTCTGGGGTGTTGCCGAGCCTGTTTTTCATTATGCGCAACCACCATTAGGGATTGAACCGTTATCGACCGAGTCGGCAATGATGTCTTTTCGATATGCTTTTTTACATTGGGGGCTACATCCATGGGCGATTTATGCCATTGTGGGTTTAGCTTTGGCATATGCAACCTTTCGTAAAGAACTGCCATGTTTGATTAGCTCGACCTTATATCCTATTTTTAAAGAAAAAATTAATGGTCCGATCGGAAAAGTGGTTGATATACTGGCCCTTATTTTAACCGTTATTGGAGTGTCAACTTCGCTTGGAATGGGGGCATTACAAGTAAACAGCGGTTTAAATACGCTGTTTAATATTCCCAATACGATCACTTCTCAAGTTGTGATCATTGCGATTATAACGGTTTTATTTTTAATATCGGCATCAACCGGATTAGATAAAGGAATCAAGATACTCAGCAACACGAATATTATTATTGCCGTGTTGCTTTTGCTATTTGTTTTTTTCTTTGGACCGACAGTGTTTATTATTAATACCTTTGTTGTCAGTTTAAGTGGTTATATCCAGAATATTCTGCCAATGAGTTTAGCTTTAACTCCTTTTGAAAATGATCCCTGGATTGGCACTTGGACGATCTTTTATTGGGCCTGGTGGATTTCATGGGGGCCTTTTGTTGGTACTTTTATTGCCCGAATATCAAAAGGGCGAACAATAAAAGAGTTTATTTTGGGGGTTATTATCGTCCCCGCAATATTTTGTTGTATCTGGTTCGCTGTTTTTGGAGGAACTGCTTTACATTTCGAAATATTTGATGGCATTGATATTGTCTCACCGATTATGGCAGATCAGGCGGTGGGCTTATTTGCAACTTTTTCTTATCTTCCAATCGGAAAAATAATTTCATTGATTGCGACCTTATTAATCACGACCTTTTTTGTTACTTCGGCGGACTCGGCAACATTTGTAATTGGCATGTTTTCCCGAAATGGTGACTTAAATCCGGATAATAAGATAAAAATAATGTGGGGTGTTGTCTTGTCATTAATGGCAATCGTATTGCTTTTTAGTGGTGGGCTGGTAGCAATGAAAAACACGTCGATTATCATGGCATTACCGTTTCTATTCATCATGATTTTGATGTGTCGGTCACTATATTTGGCTTTAAAAAATGAAAGTAAACGTTAGCTTGATTTTGGGGAGAATAAAATATTCGTTATAGTAAACATTAAATGATACAAACGATTATAAGGGGATT
This is a stretch of genomic DNA from Acetobacterium woodii DSM 1030. It encodes these proteins:
- a CDS encoding glycine betaine uptake BCCT transporter → MQEKTTKNRTVLYVSAAIAIVFVLASMLFTEGTTAVFNLLNSFITTSFGWLYLLAVGIFIVFAIGVAISPFGKIILGKDDDKPEFTNFQWFSMLFGGGMGIGLVFWSVSEPIMHYLSPPIGEAGTQAAMETAMRITFFHWGLHPWVVFAIGGLGLAYFQFRKDLPFLISSAFYPLIGEKIHGPIGKTIDILAVFATIFGVATSLGFGATQIATGLEYIWGIQSSPMMISIIIAVMTAIFTLATISGLHKAMQLAANLKIWLSIGFMVFIFIFGGSVFILNNFTNSLGAYLQNIVGQTFWMGNVEWLNGWTVFYWAWWIAWAPFVGQFVARVSKGRSIREFILAVSLLPSGFSLIWIAIYGGAAFNLNAISGGAIEAAVGADYTTALYALLQQLPLYGITSILAIFLILICFVGAANSATYVLAMLTSDGDMDPDKKIRGGWGIAQGLITIMLILVGGTSALTVIKTASIVAAFPYMLVMIVMCFSILKALKTDYAETQLLKNKIGIDIDNGQTPVVDVQE
- the mtgC gene encoding glycine betaine-specific corrinoid protein MtgC, which produces MNPIFEEIKDAIVDGDEDLAIELAEKVVAEKIDPVQAVQQGFIKGIEEVGAAWTSGEAFLPDVMMAADAMKAGMDVLEEVLAAGEGEGAYEDKGKIVLGTVEGDIHDIGKNIVGALLTSAGFKVYDIGIDQKAEDFVAKADEVGAKIIAASSLLTTTMQSQKVLVEYLDANKLHDKFKVIIGGGPTSKKWGEDIGADGWAETADEAVLLCQQLFNN
- the mtgB gene encoding glycine betaine--corrinoid protein methyltransferase — protein: MLPKFDVLTDEQINKIHKNSLKILQEIGVEFSYDPAIEVLKKHGQRVEGHRVFFDPDFVEEMVEKAPAEFTLHARNPEHNLVCGGESIIYMPGYGAPFVYDADGGKRDATMADYDNFVKLAGASKNMHMTGGTVVEPTDVEDEIRHLKMAYSHIINSDKCFMGSSSGYEHARDSIELTALLHGGLDVIKEKPALICLINSVTPLKYDDRMLGGLMAYAETGQAMVIASLVMAGSTGPATMAGALSLQNAEVLAGITLAQCVNPGTPVVYGSTSAITDMSTGSLSIGNPENALFTSASAQFSRFYGVPCRGGGGLTDAKTVDAQAGYESMMVLFATSTTGVNFVLHTAGILQYYMAMSYEKFMVDDEIAGMILRYLDGFDCDSDEKMAYDVIEKVGPGGHFLTQKHTRKNFKTEFFKPQLSDRQSFDGWSKDSLDTNQRAKLKWQEVLANYTPPELDPAVKEKIEAFIANRSKELLK
- the mtgA gene encoding [methyl-Co(III) glycine betaine-specific corrinoid protein]--tetrahydrofolate methyltransferase MtgA, which encodes MFRFTAEQFIYDINGTKIGGQPGEYPTVLIGSIFYRGHKITQDSEKGLFDEVAAKELLDKEAELSEETGNPRIVDVLGDTEIALTKHLEFVLKHTTSPVLLDSPSPEVRIETLKHFANDQEAMSRIIYNSLEESCTEHELEVMKDCGVKTAVVLAFSKKHLQPAKRVKLLIGDEKNEGLLTKAKRAGVEQYLIDPGVLDVASSSWTAMAIRDIKEQHGFPGGCASSNALYLWKKMRSKGSPYFEAAGASVFTFPLTHGADFILYGPMANAAWVYQAAATTDAMMAYCNKITGTKLGTLDTPLMKIF
- a CDS encoding glycine betaine uptake BCCT transporter, whose product is MVFYVSIILILLFLGFGFLLPGELLTETNSLFGFITNDLGWFYLLTVLGILIFTLYLAFSKYGNIRLGSDDDRPEYSNFSWFAMLFSAGMGIGLVFWGVAEPVFHYAQPPLGIEPLSTESAMMSFRYAFLHWGLHPWAIYAIVGLALAYATFRKELPCLISSTLYPIFKEKINGPIGKVVDILALILTVIGVSTSLGMGALQVNSGLNTLFNIPNTITSQVVIIAIITVLFLISASTGLDKGIKILSNTNIIIAVLLLLFVFFFGPTVFIINTFVVSLSGYIQNILPMSLALTPFENDPWIGTWTIFYWAWWISWGPFVGTFIARISKGRTIKEFILGVIIVPAIFCCIWFAVFGGTALHFEIFDGIDIVSPIMADQAVGLFATFSYLPIGKIISLIATLLITTFFVTSADSATFVIGMFSRNGDLNPDNKIKIMWGVVLSLMAIVLLFSGGLVAMKNTSIIMALPFLFIMILMCRSLYLALKNESKR